Genomic window (Helicobacter pylori):
GAGATTTTGACTTTGATGCCGCATTCATCAGCACAAAAGCAAGCGACAACAATATCTACCGCAGAGGCGGAGGTTCAGCCTTCCCTTTATTCTGTATTACCTAATCTCGCTCTCATTTGCGATAGAGGCTCTAAAGTAAGCCCCATTTCTAATGTTTTTGTAACGGGCATGCTTTGTGATTTGCATGTGAACGGATCGGGGAGTTATGCGTTTTTGTTGTATCGTTTAAAATAGGTGGGGATAGATAGATTCTATCATTTGATGCATTTGATGAGAACAAAGCTAAAGATTAAACATTAAGATAGCCTTAAAACGCTTGTGTTAAAATGGCTAGAGTAGCAGATATAAAAGGTTAATTAATCATGGATTTTTTAAAAGAAAACTTAAACACTATCATAGAGGGGGATTGTTTAGAAAAGTTAAAAGATTTTCCTAACAGAAGCGTTGATTTTATCTTTGCTGACCCCCCATATTTTATGCAAACAGAGGGGGAATTGAAGCGTTTTGAAGGCACAAAATTTCAAGGCGTTGAGGATCATTGGGATAAATTTGGCTCTTTTAAAGAATACGATACCTTTTGTTTGGGTTGGTTAAAAGAATGCCAAAGGATTTTAAAAGATAATGGCAGTATTTGTGTGATAGGGAGTTTCCAAAATATTTTTAGAATTGGTTTTCATTTGCAAAATTTAGGGTTTTGGATACTCAATGATATTATTTGGCACAAGAGCAATCCGGTGCCTAATTTTGCTGGCAAGAGACTATGTAACGCCCATGAAACGCTTATTTGGTGCGCTAAACACAAAAACAGCAAAGTTACCTTTAATTATAAAACAATGAAGTATCTTAATAATGATAAACAAGAAAAATCGGTCTGGCAAATCCCTATTTGCATGGGTAACGAAAGATTAAAAAACGCGCAAGGCAAGAAAGTGCATTCCACGCAAAAACCAGAAGCGCTTTTAAAAAAAATCATTTTAAGCGCGACTAAGCCTAAAGATATTATTTTAGATCCCTTTTTTGGCACAGGCACAACAGGGGCTGTGGCTAAATCTATGAATAGGTATTTTATTGGCATTGAAAAAGATTCTTTTTATATCAAAGAAGCGGCAAAACGCCTGAATAACACTAGGGATAAAAGCGATTTTATCACTAATTTAGATT
Coding sequences:
- a CDS encoding DNA-methyltransferase — protein: MDFLKENLNTIIEGDCLEKLKDFPNRSVDFIFADPPYFMQTEGELKRFEGTKFQGVEDHWDKFGSFKEYDTFCLGWLKECQRILKDNGSICVIGSFQNIFRIGFHLQNLGFWILNDIIWHKSNPVPNFAGKRLCNAHETLIWCAKHKNSKVTFNYKTMKYLNNDKQEKSVWQIPICMGNERLKNAQGKKVHSTQKPEALLKKIILSATKPKDIILDPFFGTGTTGAVAKSMNRYFIGIEKDSFYIKEAAKRLNNTRDKSDFITNLDLETKPPKIPMSLLISKQLLKIGDFLYSSNKEKICQVLENGQVRDNENYETSIHKMSAKYLNKTNHNGWKFFYAYYQNQFLLLDELRYICQKEF